The bacterium genome includes a region encoding these proteins:
- a CDS encoding tetratricopeptide repeat protein — translation GTQIEEAYAGGRITDAEGLSRVGLQRREAGRHAEALAIFEQALALRPGDPDLQYNRLLTLRDLGRLDAFNAALDTFAKQFPRDARAHSLRGRLLADAGMMAEALVAFDAAVAINPENPTTQNNRATALARLGRYAEAARGFEAVCALQPSYQNAAFFAAASHSMADAPAAAARWARFCLDKGLAQPEAFRTDPLFANLRASAFWDGARGEPRASAQ, via the coding sequence TGGGCACTCAGATCGAGGAGGCCTACGCCGGGGGCCGGATCACCGACGCCGAGGGCCTCTCGCGCGTGGGGCTGCAGCGCCGCGAGGCGGGCCGCCACGCGGAGGCCCTGGCCATCTTCGAGCAAGCCCTGGCGCTGCGGCCGGGCGACCCCGACCTCCAGTACAATCGCCTGCTCACCCTGCGCGATCTCGGTCGCCTGGACGCCTTCAACGCCGCGCTGGACACCTTTGCCAAGCAGTTCCCCCGCGACGCCCGGGCGCACTCGCTGCGTGGACGTCTGCTCGCCGATGCGGGCATGATGGCGGAGGCGCTCGTCGCCTTCGACGCTGCGGTGGCGATCAACCCCGAGAACCCGACCACGCAGAACAACCGCGCCACGGCGCTCGCGCGCCTGGGCCGCTACGCCGAGGCCGCCCGCGGCTTCGAAGCGGTCTGCGCGCTGCAGCCTTCCTACCAGAATGCCGCCTTCTTCGCCGCGGCCAGCCACAGCATGGCCGATGCTCCCGCCGCCGCCGCGCGCTGGGCGCGCTTCTGCCTGGACAAGGGCCTGGCGCAGCCGGAGGCCTTCCGCACGGATCCGCTCTTCGCGAACCTGCGGGCGTCGGCGTTCTGGGATGGCGCCCGCGGGGAGCCGCGGGCGAGCGCTCAGTAG